A part of Terriglobus roseus genomic DNA contains:
- a CDS encoding SMP-30/gluconolactonase/LRE family protein produces the protein MGAVSILITDPTPTIDIRCLAATGDICGEGCVWHPQQNAVFWTDINRGLLHRLEIETGGVETWRFDQPVTAVVLTNRAEFLVIILGGRIVLWDTRTHREADILFRLPDWPDVRCNDARVDPAGVLWFGTMQNNVRSDGTTMEVTEWKGALYSLASSGEITQWRLGFGISNTLAWSPNGKTMYFADTLANTIYHGHFDSAHSSLDGCDVFFRDFDRGLPDGSTMDSEGYLWNCRYGGSCIVRIGPNGSVAKIIETQVSNPTTCTFDGKGTLVFTTASNATSQIEPVKSLFAFESGVRGLPVTPFAL, from the coding sequence ATGGGGGCTGTTTCGATTTTGATAACCGATCCAACACCGACCATCGACATACGTTGCCTCGCCGCTACCGGTGACATCTGTGGCGAAGGTTGTGTGTGGCATCCACAACAAAATGCTGTTTTCTGGACTGACATTAATCGTGGTTTGCTGCATCGACTGGAAATCGAAACCGGTGGTGTAGAAACCTGGCGTTTCGATCAGCCAGTCACTGCAGTCGTCCTTACCAATCGCGCTGAATTTCTCGTTATCATTCTCGGCGGCAGAATTGTTCTTTGGGACACTCGCACGCATCGAGAAGCAGATATCCTTTTTCGCTTGCCTGATTGGCCCGATGTCCGTTGCAATGATGCGCGTGTTGATCCTGCTGGTGTTCTCTGGTTCGGAACCATGCAAAACAATGTGAGAAGCGACGGCACAACGATGGAAGTCACAGAGTGGAAGGGTGCACTTTATTCGCTCGCATCCAGTGGCGAAATAACGCAATGGCGCTTGGGATTTGGCATTAGCAATACACTTGCATGGTCACCTAATGGCAAGACGATGTATTTTGCCGACACACTTGCGAACACAATCTACCACGGCCATTTTGATTCGGCACACAGTAGCCTTGATGGTTGCGACGTTTTCTTTCGCGATTTTGACCGTGGACTTCCAGATGGCTCCACGATGGATTCCGAAGGATATCTTTGGAACTGTCGCTACGGCGGATCGTGCATTGTTCGCATAGGCCCAAACGGCAGTGTTGCGAAGATCATCGAAACGCAGGTATCGAATCCCACGACATGCACTTTTGACGGCAAAGGGACGTTGGTTTTCACCACCGCCAGTAACGCAACGTCGCAAATCGAGCCCGTAAAGTCCCTCTTCGCGTTTGAAAGCGGCGTGCGAGGTTTACCCGTCACGCCGTTTGCTCTATAG
- a CDS encoding SDR family NAD(P)-dependent oxidoreductase — translation MDLQSKNALIFGGASGIGWATAKALMALGAEVAIADVRTPSESSGAQYIPCDVRDEVQVSEAVRRATESRPLDWLVYSTGIQQYGSVVSTTVEEYDLVQAINARGAFLACRAAIPAMRNGGAIVLVSSVQALACQEGVAAYAASKGTLEALTRAMAVDHAKENIRVNAVLPGTVDTPMVRSSAERFSGVDGLEQTLQQWGDDHPLGRVAHADEIANLITFLLGEKASFITGASYRADGGLLAQLAVRL, via the coding sequence ATGGATTTACAGAGCAAAAACGCATTGATCTTCGGTGGAGCTTCGGGCATCGGATGGGCCACGGCTAAGGCCCTGATGGCTCTTGGAGCAGAGGTTGCCATTGCGGATGTGCGCACGCCATCGGAAAGCAGTGGAGCGCAGTACATCCCATGCGATGTACGCGATGAGGTGCAGGTGAGCGAGGCCGTGCGGCGTGCAACGGAAAGCAGGCCTCTTGACTGGCTGGTATATAGCACTGGCATCCAGCAATATGGCTCCGTCGTCAGCACAACGGTAGAGGAGTATGACCTGGTGCAGGCGATCAACGCGCGCGGGGCTTTTCTGGCTTGTCGGGCGGCGATTCCTGCGATGCGTAACGGTGGCGCAATTGTGCTGGTGTCCTCTGTTCAGGCGTTGGCTTGTCAGGAAGGCGTAGCAGCTTATGCGGCCAGCAAAGGAACTCTTGAAGCCCTTACGCGTGCAATGGCTGTTGACCATGCGAAGGAGAACATTCGGGTGAATGCAGTATTGCCTGGGACCGTCGATACGCCGATGGTCCGTTCCTCAGCAGAGCGCTTTAGCGGAGTCGATGGATTGGAACAGACGCTGCAACAGTGGGGCGACGATCATCCGTTGGGCCGCGTAGCCCATGCCGATGAGATTGCAAACCTGATCACGTTTCTGTTGGGCGAGAAGGCTTCATTTATTACTGGAGCATCTTATCGCGCGGACGGTGGGTTGCTGGCACAGCTTGCTGTGCGCCTATAG
- the uxuA gene encoding mannonate dehydratase: MVLEQTWRWFGPEDRVTLRDAREAGATGIVNALHEIPVGEVWPIETIRKRQEMVRFSGMEWTVVESLGVTERIKMRAPGWQKDMENFIQSIRHLAKCGIRTIAYNWMPLFSWTRTHLHESAPGGGYTTRFDAVAFAAFDLYMLKRTGADKEWGEDLSREAFRYCKALSLEQADELRATILDGLPGGHKKLTLEETAEMLRSYEGITADELRSSLGEFLRTVAPVAEECGVRLCIHPDDPPRPLLGLPRIVSTAEDLRWILEQYAGDANSLTFCTGALGVRADNKLREMVTEFAPRIGFLHLRSTERESRANSDIESFFEAPHLEGDADLISIIIEVVREKHRRNSCGDSRSLPYRADHGQELLNDRERGAAPGYPAVGRLRGLAELRGAFMMAERWITEG, encoded by the coding sequence ATGGTACTAGAGCAGACGTGGCGTTGGTTTGGTCCAGAGGATCGTGTCACATTGCGAGATGCACGCGAAGCCGGAGCAACGGGCATTGTGAACGCTCTGCATGAGATTCCGGTCGGCGAAGTATGGCCGATTGAAACGATTCGGAAGCGGCAAGAGATGGTTCGATTCTCCGGAATGGAATGGACGGTTGTTGAAAGTTTGGGTGTGACGGAGCGCATAAAAATGCGTGCACCCGGCTGGCAGAAGGATATGGAGAACTTCATTCAATCCATCCGCCATCTCGCCAAATGCGGTATCCGTACCATTGCCTACAACTGGATGCCGCTGTTCAGCTGGACGAGAACACATTTGCATGAGTCTGCACCGGGTGGAGGTTACACTACGCGGTTCGATGCGGTGGCATTTGCCGCATTTGATTTGTATATGTTGAAGCGCACCGGTGCTGATAAAGAATGGGGTGAAGATCTGAGCCGGGAAGCCTTCCGTTATTGCAAGGCTCTTTCTCTCGAACAAGCGGACGAGTTGCGCGCGACGATCCTCGATGGTCTACCCGGCGGCCATAAGAAGCTCACTCTCGAAGAGACGGCTGAAATGCTCCGCAGCTATGAAGGGATCACCGCGGATGAACTTCGCTCCTCACTAGGAGAGTTCTTGCGCACTGTTGCTCCAGTAGCGGAGGAATGTGGTGTGCGGTTGTGCATTCATCCAGACGATCCACCACGGCCTTTGCTGGGTCTGCCCAGAATCGTAAGCACTGCTGAAGACCTTCGTTGGATTCTTGAGCAATATGCAGGAGACGCAAACTCACTGACGTTCTGCACGGGCGCGCTTGGCGTGCGGGCTGATAACAAGCTGCGGGAGATGGTGACGGAGTTCGCACCACGCATAGGGTTCCTTCATTTGCGTTCCACGGAACGAGAGTCGCGAGCGAATTCGGATATCGAATCATTTTTCGAAGCGCCACACCTTGAAGGTGATGCTGACCTGATCAGCATCATCATCGAAGTGGTTCGAGAGAAGCACCGGCGCAACTCATGTGGAGATAGCCGCAGCCTACCTTACCGCGCGGATCATGGGCAGGAACTGCTGAACGACCGAGAGCGTGGAGCGGCTCCGGGATATCCGGCAGTGGGACGTTTGCGTGGTCTAGCAGAATTGCGCGGGGCCTTCATGATGGCTGAACGATGGATTACGGAAGGCTAA
- a CDS encoding substrate-binding domain-containing protein: MKLPSKPSRTTEANPKRGYTIQAVVRAASILNAFQSTSEVLDLRVVASRVGLHKATTFRLLETLVETHLLERAGKQGYRCCVQLARNKRYRIGYGSQTSLLPFTAAVSDGLVVAANNANIDLLVLNNALSPRVALQNADTFVSEKVDLVIDSQINVGIAAQIAVKFAAARIPFIAIDIPHPGAIYFGADNYKAGRMAGRHLAKWATKNWKNGPEQIILLGVDAAGPLLNARLSGVLDGIHEVSPTAHRIPTHHYDTKGGQFEATLDVVRRHIRRRAPERALIGAVNDSTALAALQAFREAGIERNCAIAGQDGSLAAREELRRRSSRLICSVAYFPETYGEQLIRLALDVLKHKPVAPAVFVQHELLTPQNVDKIYPNDTWMKSSPESI; encoded by the coding sequence ATGAAATTGCCCTCGAAACCTTCACGGACGACTGAAGCAAATCCGAAACGTGGATACACGATTCAGGCTGTCGTGCGGGCCGCTTCCATCCTCAATGCGTTTCAATCCACATCGGAGGTGCTGGATCTACGCGTGGTGGCTTCGCGGGTTGGCCTGCATAAAGCAACGACCTTTCGTTTGCTTGAAACGTTGGTGGAAACACATCTTCTGGAAAGAGCTGGCAAGCAGGGCTACCGTTGCTGTGTGCAGCTTGCACGTAATAAGCGCTACCGCATTGGTTATGGCTCTCAGACCAGCCTGCTGCCCTTCACCGCAGCGGTGAGCGACGGTCTCGTTGTCGCCGCTAACAACGCCAATATTGATCTTCTGGTGTTGAACAACGCCCTCAGCCCCCGTGTCGCGTTGCAGAATGCGGATACTTTCGTATCGGAAAAAGTCGACCTCGTCATTGACTCGCAAATCAATGTCGGCATTGCAGCGCAAATTGCAGTGAAATTTGCGGCGGCCCGCATTCCGTTCATCGCCATCGACATCCCACATCCAGGCGCCATCTACTTTGGAGCGGACAACTATAAGGCTGGCCGCATGGCGGGCCGTCATCTGGCGAAATGGGCTACAAAGAACTGGAAGAATGGCCCGGAACAGATCATTCTTCTCGGTGTTGATGCCGCGGGACCTCTATTGAATGCACGACTCTCTGGCGTTCTCGATGGCATACATGAAGTGAGCCCCACTGCGCATCGCATCCCAACACATCACTACGACACGAAGGGTGGCCAATTCGAAGCGACACTGGACGTTGTTCGGCGCCATATCCGCCGTCGAGCACCGGAACGCGCTCTTATTGGTGCCGTGAATGACTCCACTGCTCTGGCAGCGTTGCAGGCATTTCGAGAAGCGGGAATCGAACGCAATTGTGCCATTGCAGGCCAGGATGGAAGTCTTGCGGCACGTGAAGAGTTGCGGAGACGGTCAAGTCGTCTCATCTGTTCGGTGGCATACTTTCCAGAAACCTATGGCGAGCAACTCATCCGATTAGCGCTTGATGTGCTTAAACACAAACCCGTCGCCCCCGCCGTTTTTGTGCAACATGAGTTACTTACGCCGCAGAATGTCGACAAGATTTACCCAAACGATACGTGGATGAAATCATCGCCCGAGTCGATCTAA
- a CDS encoding TonB-dependent receptor, giving the protein MRRLRIGSAANVALSFPLYRRGTALALLAFAVSASAQTGQGAVGGSVTDNLGALVPGAKVEVVSQSTGVKQTTTTNSNGLFRIQSLNPGLYTVTVEKDGFQRVSEQSVNVSAVGTTPLDIKLAVGTATDVVTVTSDSDLLNKSESNVTTTVDHAIVENLPYPERSSLEAALLVPGVVGDPLQPGGISTENPNAYTSYVTPGAGIVVGGAPPGTSSIVVDGSDVTQPSLARTGVNLSGRMVQETTVITTGLSAKYGRTGGGVIVQSSAAGTNAYHGAITYSHTDPYFNAFPDGNTAPSALHENYYGFYVGGPIYIPKIYPFKDKTFFYVGVEPARMQNSFGFRGIFPTPDELAGHLNNSLTLLNQSVLKSSGYAAALAAPRIGAINYQSTINANGFPNGPYDASQIRAIPNNDVSAQLAQNPFARYVLSQFPTPSNPGPYIKFDNSQATSQNDGTNATYKRGVINTDNRYSIRIDQHFKNDQFFVRYTVVPVGAQRFFAVAASNPLTIVPTDSAATHDLAFGYTRALTSNVVNSFHYSFMRVNQQRLAPPSTRSKDYAASYGLTPASFGYGFPSLGNLNANGVGYTMQMGLSNAAIQVDQNFIAGDDITWVHGLHQFQFGGEVRWLQSNQYDLGGATGGRYNFLANQTNNGSTGGAPLATFILGTISAFSNTPVEIPGYYRWRYYAGYFQDDWRILPNLTINAGLRYEIETPRMEKFNNQAYVRLNMPGTLNNLTTSTALCFSGSCGNPKTLWPTNYAGFEPRVGFAYAPTPKTTVRAGYTLQRLPLTGYENVPDPNFNVASQSVGGQTGGTVANSTVNYITNPVGPLTSAYTALNGNRGPILYTTGLTPVYINQTNKVPYTQMWSLTLQYQPFSRTVLQATYNGSKGTHLAGAFGGGGYSSALNVPSLSTITNAIQTHQNLGATAPNPWGITQNGALVSETGLQLLNPYQNFFSQSINELYPRGGTMEYNGLYLSVNQRLGHGLSVLANYTWSKTLDNIPDTNTGANGGGFGYVLPQNPNNPYAEWSVASFDQASRLKIGYTYDLPIGTGQSIDLHNGFLNNLIGHISTAGIATYADGLPNAISLGTVGNFVSVTPSGVNGCNATGANKFCTASALPAGYYLRPNIVPGVPLLNKNWKKNALNSSFTPYLNPAAFGCTVNGSGIATSCQAPGSLNAPELGNAPRTLAGARSPREALFDMRFSKGFQLGGRYNLRINSTFINAFNHPVYYGVNRALLSSTTASNVTGTLTHTPTASFGQFNQSQTAGMSRVILVGGEFTF; this is encoded by the coding sequence ATGAGAAGGTTACGCATCGGCTCGGCAGCAAATGTAGCGCTGTCATTTCCTTTGTACCGTCGCGGTACAGCGCTTGCGTTGTTAGCGTTCGCGGTCAGCGCGTCGGCACAAACTGGACAAGGTGCTGTCGGTGGTTCCGTGACCGACAACCTGGGGGCACTTGTCCCCGGAGCGAAGGTGGAGGTTGTCAGCCAGTCCACAGGTGTGAAGCAGACAACCACCACAAACAGCAATGGGTTGTTTCGCATTCAGTCGTTGAATCCGGGGCTTTATACCGTCACTGTTGAGAAGGATGGCTTTCAGCGTGTATCGGAGCAGTCCGTCAATGTATCAGCCGTCGGCACCACACCGCTCGATATCAAGCTGGCTGTCGGAACAGCAACCGATGTCGTTACGGTGACGTCGGATTCCGACTTGCTAAACAAATCGGAATCGAATGTAACCACCACAGTCGATCACGCCATTGTTGAGAATCTTCCCTATCCAGAACGCAGCTCACTCGAGGCTGCCCTGCTGGTCCCCGGCGTTGTCGGCGATCCCCTTCAACCGGGTGGCATCTCGACGGAAAACCCCAATGCCTATACAAGCTATGTCACGCCGGGCGCTGGCATCGTTGTAGGTGGAGCGCCTCCGGGAACCAGCTCCATCGTGGTTGACGGTTCCGACGTGACGCAGCCCAGCCTCGCACGTACCGGCGTTAATCTCTCTGGTCGCATGGTGCAGGAAACAACCGTTATTACGACTGGGCTTTCTGCCAAATATGGCAGAACGGGCGGCGGTGTCATCGTCCAGAGCAGTGCCGCGGGGACCAATGCGTATCACGGCGCAATTACCTACAGCCACACCGATCCTTATTTCAATGCATTCCCTGATGGCAACACAGCTCCAAGCGCGCTGCATGAGAACTACTACGGCTTCTATGTTGGCGGCCCGATATACATTCCAAAGATCTATCCGTTCAAAGACAAGACATTCTTCTATGTCGGTGTGGAACCAGCTCGCATGCAGAACTCTTTCGGTTTCCGCGGCATCTTCCCCACACCCGATGAACTGGCAGGCCATCTCAATAACTCTCTCACGCTGCTCAATCAAAGTGTTCTGAAGAGTTCCGGCTATGCGGCGGCGCTTGCAGCTCCGCGCATTGGTGCCATCAACTACCAATCCACCATCAACGCGAATGGTTTCCCAAATGGTCCCTATGACGCCTCTCAGATAAGGGCCATTCCAAACAATGACGTTTCCGCACAACTGGCACAGAACCCTTTTGCCAGGTATGTTCTGTCACAGTTTCCAACGCCGTCCAATCCTGGCCCCTATATCAAATTCGATAACTCCCAGGCGACTTCTCAAAACGACGGTACCAACGCGACTTACAAGCGTGGCGTCATCAACACGGATAACCGCTACTCCATCCGCATTGATCAGCACTTTAAAAATGATCAGTTCTTTGTTCGCTACACCGTGGTTCCAGTCGGAGCACAGCGCTTCTTTGCTGTTGCCGCGAGCAATCCGCTCACGATCGTTCCCACTGACTCTGCAGCCACGCACGATCTCGCGTTTGGCTATACCCGCGCACTCACAAGCAATGTGGTCAACAGCTTTCACTACTCCTTCATGCGCGTGAATCAGCAGAGACTCGCACCACCGAGCACACGCAGCAAAGACTATGCTGCATCCTATGGCCTTACGCCAGCCTCTTTCGGTTATGGCTTTCCGAGCCTGGGAAACCTAAACGCAAATGGTGTTGGTTACACCATGCAGATGGGTCTTTCGAACGCTGCGATTCAGGTGGATCAGAATTTCATTGCGGGCGACGATATCACCTGGGTACATGGGCTTCATCAGTTCCAGTTCGGCGGAGAAGTTCGCTGGCTGCAGTCCAACCAATACGACCTTGGTGGTGCCACCGGCGGCCGTTACAATTTCCTGGCTAACCAGACAAACAATGGTTCTACCGGTGGCGCTCCACTTGCCACCTTTATTCTGGGCACGATCTCTGCATTCTCGAACACGCCCGTTGAAATACCGGGCTACTATCGCTGGCGTTACTATGCGGGCTACTTCCAGGATGACTGGCGCATACTGCCTAACCTGACGATCAATGCAGGCCTTCGCTATGAAATTGAAACGCCCAGAATGGAGAAGTTCAACAACCAGGCCTATGTTCGTCTGAATATGCCGGGCACTTTGAATAACCTTACGACTTCAACAGCGCTCTGCTTCTCTGGATCTTGTGGCAACCCCAAGACGCTTTGGCCCACCAATTACGCAGGCTTTGAGCCGCGTGTTGGCTTCGCTTACGCTCCCACACCAAAGACAACGGTTCGCGCGGGTTATACGCTGCAGCGCCTCCCGTTGACTGGCTATGAGAATGTTCCCGATCCCAACTTCAATGTTGCCTCGCAATCAGTGGGCGGCCAGACCGGCGGAACGGTAGCCAACTCAACGGTCAACTACATCACCAATCCGGTTGGTCCTCTTACCTCCGCTTATACGGCGCTCAATGGAAATCGTGGCCCCATCCTGTACACAACAGGTTTGACGCCTGTTTACATCAACCAAACCAACAAGGTTCCTTATACGCAGATGTGGTCACTCACACTGCAGTATCAACCCTTCTCGCGCACTGTTCTACAGGCCACCTACAACGGTTCCAAGGGAACGCATCTCGCAGGTGCATTCGGCGGCGGTGGTTACTCCAGCGCGCTGAATGTCCCTTCCCTTTCAACAATAACCAACGCTATTCAGACACACCAGAACCTCGGTGCTACTGCACCCAACCCGTGGGGCATTACTCAGAACGGTGCACTGGTCTCCGAAACCGGACTGCAGTTGCTCAACCCGTATCAGAACTTCTTCAGCCAATCGATCAACGAGCTTTATCCGCGTGGTGGAACGATGGAGTACAACGGTCTTTACCTGAGCGTGAACCAGCGCCTGGGACACGGACTGTCTGTGCTCGCCAACTACACATGGTCGAAGACGCTGGATAACATCCCTGATACCAACACCGGTGCGAATGGTGGTGGCTTCGGTTATGTTCTTCCGCAAAACCCCAATAACCCTTACGCCGAGTGGTCAGTGGCCAGCTTCGATCAGGCTAGCCGACTCAAGATTGGCTATACCTACGATCTGCCGATTGGCACAGGACAAAGTATCGATCTGCACAATGGCTTCCTGAACAACCTGATTGGACATATCTCAACCGCAGGAATTGCGACCTACGCGGATGGCCTTCCCAACGCCATTTCACTTGGCACGGTGGGTAACTTCGTCTCTGTGACACCGAGCGGAGTAAACGGTTGCAACGCGACTGGGGCGAATAAATTCTGTACTGCAAGTGCGTTGCCCGCCGGGTATTACCTCCGTCCCAACATCGTCCCTGGTGTTCCCTTACTTAACAAGAACTGGAAGAAGAACGCGCTGAATTCGAGCTTCACTCCTTACCTCAACCCAGCCGCGTTCGGCTGCACAGTGAACGGCTCGGGCATTGCAACAAGCTGCCAGGCTCCTGGATCGCTGAATGCACCGGAACTTGGTAACGCGCCTCGCACACTTGCCGGTGCACGGTCTCCTCGCGAAGCATTGTTCGATATGCGCTTCAGCAAGGGGTTCCAGCTCGGCGGACGCTATAACCTGCGAATCAATAGCACATTTATCAATGCGTTCAACCACCCGGTATATTACGGCGTTAACCGCGCATTGCTGAGCTCAACGACAGCGTCCAATGTTACGGGTACTCTGACCCATACCCCGACGGCAAGCTTTGGGCAGTTCAATCAATCACAAACCGCTGGCATGTCTCGCGTCATCCTCGTAGGTGGAGAGTTCACCTTCTAA
- a CDS encoding alpha/beta hydrolase, producing the protein MLEVVTWGSTRFVLSLLLVACLAGTRIEAQTSSAAIPLWSGAAPLSKGSTDADSPSVDVYLPATNPTQTGVLVIPGGAYGYLAAPEGKPVAVWLQEHGVAAFVLHYRVSPYHYPAEMLDGLRAMRLIRSRAVEFHITADRIGVWGFSAGGHLASYLMTQWQQQLVPATDSVDAIDARPDFGILAYPVISMSPVVTHHGSHENLLGPNATPEQEAQLSSELHVGENSPPAFLFATTDDGVVPVQNSMALCTAYVQKHLPIEMHLFEHGPHGVVLAQNLPGASAWPNLLITWMARHGWMEK; encoded by the coding sequence ATGTTGGAAGTTGTTACCTGGGGAAGCACACGATTTGTTCTGTCGCTGTTACTTGTCGCTTGTCTTGCCGGGACAAGAATTGAGGCTCAGACCTCATCCGCAGCGATTCCGCTCTGGTCTGGAGCGGCTCCGCTGTCGAAAGGATCGACGGACGCAGACTCGCCCTCGGTGGATGTCTATCTACCCGCCACCAACCCCACACAGACGGGTGTCCTCGTTATCCCAGGAGGCGCGTATGGATATCTCGCAGCGCCGGAAGGAAAGCCAGTTGCCGTCTGGTTGCAGGAGCATGGCGTTGCGGCTTTTGTCCTGCACTATCGAGTCTCGCCGTACCACTATCCCGCCGAGATGCTCGATGGCTTGCGCGCCATGCGCCTGATTCGCTCGAGGGCAGTTGAGTTTCACATCACTGCTGACAGGATTGGCGTGTGGGGATTTTCTGCCGGCGGACACCTTGCTTCGTATCTGATGACACAGTGGCAACAGCAGTTAGTGCCTGCAACGGACAGTGTGGATGCAATTGATGCGCGGCCTGATTTCGGGATTCTTGCATATCCTGTAATCTCCATGAGCCCTGTGGTCACCCATCATGGCTCACATGAGAATCTGTTGGGACCAAACGCAACGCCGGAACAAGAAGCACAACTCTCCAGCGAACTTCACGTTGGAGAAAACTCCCCGCCCGCCTTTTTATTTGCAACGACCGATGACGGCGTTGTTCCAGTGCAGAACAGTATGGCTCTCTGTACGGCCTACGTTCAAAAGCATCTCCCAATCGAGATGCACCTGTTCGAACACGGACCTCACGGTGTTGTCCTCGCACAGAATCTTCCTGGGGCGTCCGCGTGGCCGAATCTCCTGATCACATGGATGGCGCGACACGGATGGATGGAGAAATAG
- a CDS encoding PIG-L deacetylase family protein, with product MLSKGIVGSIGAGSSILPMFAAEKNSPAFQRLKVLVAGGHPDDPESGCGGTIARYTEQGHEVVILYLTRGEAGIQGKSATEAAAIRTAESLKACEILKARPIFAGQLDGATELNSEQYDRIFKILQAERPSVLFTQWPIDRHRDHRAASQLVFDYWLKSGKSVDLFYYEVEAGMQTQNFYPTHYVDITSTESRKRQACFAHTSQLPETTWYRMHEEMHRIRGLEHGCRMAEAFIRHNQSPDTGLPGL from the coding sequence ATGCTTTCGAAAGGCATTGTCGGTTCTATCGGTGCAGGATCCTCGATTCTTCCGATGTTTGCGGCTGAGAAGAATTCGCCCGCGTTTCAACGGTTGAAGGTACTGGTAGCAGGAGGGCATCCCGATGATCCTGAATCAGGCTGTGGGGGGACGATTGCGCGCTACACCGAGCAGGGACACGAAGTCGTCATTCTTTACCTGACGCGCGGTGAAGCCGGTATCCAGGGGAAAAGCGCGACTGAAGCCGCTGCGATTCGCACGGCTGAGAGCCTGAAGGCATGCGAGATTCTCAAAGCCCGTCCCATCTTTGCTGGCCAGCTCGATGGAGCTACCGAATTGAATAGTGAGCAGTACGACCGTATATTCAAGATCCTGCAAGCGGAACGTCCTTCTGTTCTCTTTACGCAATGGCCAATCGATCGGCATCGCGATCATCGTGCTGCTTCTCAGCTTGTCTTTGACTATTGGTTGAAGAGTGGCAAATCGGTTGATCTCTTCTACTACGAGGTTGAGGCGGGTATGCAGACGCAGAATTTTTATCCAACGCACTACGTCGACATCACGTCCACGGAAAGCCGCAAACGCCAAGCCTGCTTTGCGCATACAAGTCAGCTTCCCGAAACGACCTGGTACCGTATGCACGAGGAGATGCACCGTATCCGGGGCTTGGAGCATGGTTGTCGCATGGCGGAGGCATTCATCCGACATAACCAGAGCCCCGACACAGGCTTACCTGGTTTGTAG
- a CDS encoding PadR family transcriptional regulator, with the protein MAEEKSEVLQGTLDLMILKTLQALGPLHGFGIARRIEQLSEDVLTLNEGTVYTSLLRLQQKRWISSEWGVSENNRRARFYSVTKRGLKQLAIETENWERIAGVIGRVLALEAKV; encoded by the coding sequence GTGGCAGAGGAAAAATCAGAGGTTTTACAAGGGACGCTGGATCTGATGATCCTGAAGACATTGCAGGCACTAGGCCCTTTGCACGGCTTCGGGATTGCCCGGCGCATTGAACAGCTGAGCGAAGATGTTCTGACGCTCAATGAAGGCACGGTCTATACGTCGCTCCTGCGTCTGCAGCAAAAGCGATGGATTTCAAGCGAGTGGGGCGTTTCAGAAAATAATCGCCGCGCGCGTTTTTACAGCGTCACCAAGCGGGGACTCAAACAGCTTGCGATTGAGACCGAAAACTGGGAGCGCATTGCAGGTGTGATTGGTCGCGTTCTGGCTCTTGAGGCCAAGGTTTAG